The Chryseobacterium sp. G0186 genome includes the window TATCTACGATGGAAGTATCACTGTAAAAGTGGGTGAAAGGATCAGTAAAGATGATCTGAGCTTTGGTAAAAATTATTCTGAACGAACGAAAAAAATAAACGCCTACTTCAGAGAGGAATTTGCCAAGCTGAGAGAAGAGATAGAAGATGAGAATTATTTTAAAAATAAATTATTTCTAAGCTATTTATATAAGGATAACGAAGTAGTAACAGAAGTAAAGAAGGACTTCAAGACCAACAAATCGGTTTACTTTGAACTGAATAAACATATCGCTGCTGATGCCAACATTCTTCATATTTCAAACGATTTTGGACAAAAGGATTTCCTGCTGACTCTTTACCAAGCCAGCCGAAGAATTTTTTCACTGATTAAGAATGATGAAAAACATGTTGTTGCAGCCCACAACTATCTGGTTAAAAGAAGAAAAATCAATTATATAAAAGATCTTTCTGAGGTAAATAAACAGATTGATGTTCTTCTGGTGTCAGATGACAATTTCACAATAAATGATCTTCAGACTCTTCCTGAAACCATCATTTTTATGAATACAGAAAACACTTCATTTGAAAGTAGTAATTATGCATTAAAATTTAGTTCTGAATCATTAAAAGTATTTAAAACTAAATAATAAATATGAAAAACATATTTTTGTAAGCACTAAAAAAATTCCATGAAAAAAAACATACTTGTAGTATATTATTCACAAACCGGTCAGCTGGAAGATATTGTGAGAAATATTGCCAAGCCTTTTGAAGCTCAAAAGGAAGAATATGACATTACGTATTATAATATTCAGCTAAAGGAAGAGTTCCCCTATCCTTGGCCGAGTGATGTTTTTTTCAATACTTTCCCTGAATCTTATTTACAGATCCCAAAAGAAATCTTACCTCCATCAGAAGAAATTCTGAACAAAAAATACGACCTCATCCTGTTTGGATATCAGGTTTGGTACCTTACCCCATCTATCCCTATTATTTCATTCCTAAAGAGCGGTTATGCAGAAAGAATCCTTAAGGATACTCCTGTTGTTACCATTTCAGGAACAAGAAACATGTGGATGCTTTCTCAGGAGAAACTAAAAGTCTATTTGAGAGAGCTCAAAGCAAAACTTGTAGGAAATATTGCCCTGGTAGACAGACATGATAACTATACGAGCGTACTGACCATTATTAGATGGCTGACAACCGGACAGAAAGAAAAATCTGGAATGCTTCCTGCTGCAGGGGTTTCCGATGAGGAAATTACAGGCTCTGTAAAATATGGAGAGATTATCGAAAGACACTTTAAAAACAATGATT containing:
- a CDS encoding dialkylrecorsinol condensing enzyme DarA, translating into MKKNILVVYYSQTGQLEDIVRNIAKPFEAQKEEYDITYYNIQLKEEFPYPWPSDVFFNTFPESYLQIPKEILPPSEEILNKKYDLILFGYQVWYLTPSIPIISFLKSGYAERILKDTPVVTISGTRNMWMLSQEKLKVYLRELKAKLVGNIALVDRHDNYTSVLTIIRWLTTGQKEKSGMLPAAGVSDEEITGSVKYGEIIERHFKNNDLGNLQPDLVKNGAIEIRPFLVRVEKVGNKIFTVWSNLIINKKEKRPLLIKFFKVYLMTAIWIISPVVLVLHLLTTPIFWFKRQKQKRYLQGINLK